From Anopheles coluzzii chromosome 3, AcolN3, whole genome shotgun sequence, the proteins below share one genomic window:
- the LOC120958539 gene encoding ras suppressor protein 1 isoform X1, with amino-acid sequence MSNQPVVSCLPVSANKMSKAKKVLDEARETKNREIDLVDRNISTFEELPGLLNMLFVTRITLSHNKLKTVPPGIANMNNLEILNLSNNHLEELPLSLSSMPKLRILNCSINRLNTLPRGFGAFPVLEVLDLSYNNLNEHVLPGNFFMMDSLRALYLGDNEFEYLPKEVKNLKNLQILGLRDNDLLELPREIGELTRIRELHIQNNRLSVLPPEIANLDMPGPKSVLKMEENPWVTAIAEQYLVGISHVLEYIKTEAYRILYNRHMQAGGKTAGDLPPKADKSKKASRARS; translated from the exons ATGTCAAACCAACCCGTCGTCAGTTGTTTGCCTGTCAGTGCGAACAAAATGTCGAAAGCGAAGAAGGTGCTGGACGAAGCGCGCGAGACCAAAAATCGCGAAATCGACCTGGTGGATCGCAACATTTCCACCTTCGAGGAGCTGCCCGGGCTGC TGAATATGCTGTTTGTGACCAGAATAACGCTGAGCCACAACAAATTAAAGA CCGTTCCACCCGGTATTGCCAACATGAACAACTTGGAAATCTTGAACCTTTCCAACAACCACCTCGAGGAGCTGCCACTGTCGCTTTCGTCCATGCCGAAGCTGAGAATTTTGAACTGCTCGATCAACCGGCTCAACACGCTGCCGCGCGGATTTGGCGCCTTTCCCGTGCTCGAGGTACTCGACCTTTCCTACAACAATCTGAACGAGCATGTGCTGCCGGGCAATTTCTTCATGATGG ACTCCCTTCGCGCGCTCTACCTTGGCGATAATGAATTTGAGTATTTACCCAAGGAGGTTAAAAACTTGAAAAATCTACAAATT CTCGGTTTGCGGGACAACGATTTGCTGGAGCTGCCGCGCGAGATTGGCGAGCTGACGCGTATCCGCGAGCTGCACATTCAGAACAATCGGCTAAGTGTGCTGCCGCCCGAGATCGCTAATCTGGACATGCCCGGACCGAAGTCGGTGCTGAAGATGGAGGAGAACCCGTGGGTGACGGCGATTGCCGAACAGTACCTCGTGGGCATTAGCCACGTGCTCGAGTACATCAAGACGGAGGCGTACAGAAT CCTCTACAATCGACATATGCAAGCGGGTGGTAAAACGGCCGGCGATCTACCACCGAAAGCGGacaaaagtaaaaaagcaTCCCGGGCACGGTCGTAA
- the LOC120955312 gene encoding disintegrin and metalloproteinase domain-containing protein 10 isoform X2 codes for MHLKCGLLLLFMLLLLNDIESGYVRESKKARPLNEYISHYEKLSYDHEHLHASHSRAKRSVTKDHYVHLSFSAHDRDFNIRLKRDLSTISDKLEIHTDKGPVQVDSSHIYHGEVIDDPNSYVFGSIFDGVFEGKVITSEDEYYVERAKHYFRESSNPETHPLHHTGDGEPPFHSVIYKDQHVDDPYRHRRKGHPSGCGVHDEVSAWMDRIQNSAVEETEEEDERQDEEEEEKEGEEEVVQEDNQKRQSHNESSAGGQQQQHQQQPLTAPTKHKSNAKAKRRSATLEKDTRPDIGTNDIPIETGYEFKYPYEKYSKAANWRASGESVTDSEWHWKAHERVRRAARPKEDYRNTCSLYIQSDPLLWSHIRDSIVGHLHRARRNELEEKTREEILSLIIHHITAVNYIYRNTKFDGRIEHRNIRFEVQRLKIDDDSSCGENHHEETNPLCLENIDVSNFLNLHSLGNHEAFCLAYVFTYRDFTGGTLGLAWVASASGASGGICEKYKTYTETVGGLYQSTKRSLNTGIITFVNYNTRVPPKVSQLTLAHEIGHNFGSPHDYPAECRPGGNNGNYIMFASATSGIRLNNGKFSPCSVRNISNVLDAIDENKKRNCFQASEGAFCGNKIVEIGEECDCGFNEEECMDKCCYPREMSETMRIENVTAQSCGRRARTQCSPSQGPCCDSNTCRFIPADARVTCKEETECSWGSTCNGTTPECPEPKPRDDKTKCNNGTQLCIKGECSGSICLLWNMTECFLTSNIIPNIDKRKLCELACQNGNDTNSCRSTSEFAREYGLPDGGYSLRPGSPCDNFQGYCDVFLKCRAVDAEGALVRLKNLLFNKQTLQTLAEWATEHWYLVCMFGIAFIITMGIFIKCCAVHTPSSNPKKAAAYRISDTLRRPMNTLRMMRRHHHNGAGPRSVPVPRGERSRSAGERGGGGGGGGGRGGGERNGGRGVGNRTRSDVDMRNGGPPAGHNSSSSGNSRPSNSSRPPAHGTTIPEL; via the exons CACGTCCCCTCAACGAGTACATATCGCATTACGAGAAGTTGAGCTACGATCATGAGCATCTGCATGCTAGTCACAGCCGGGCGAAACGATCGGTCACCAAAGATCATTACGTACATCTTAGCTTTAGCGCACACGATCGAGATTTTAACATTAGACTTAAACGCGATCTCAGCACAATAAGTGATAAGTTAGAG ATACATACCGACAAGGGACCGGTGCAGGTCGATTCGTCCCACATCTATCATGGCGAGGTGATTGACGATCCGAACAGTTACGTGTTCGGTTCGATTTTTGACGGTGTGTTCGAGGGCAAAGTGATCACCTCCGAGGACGAGTACTATGTGGAGCGGGCGAAGCACTATTTTCGCGAATCGTCCAATCCGGAAACGCACCCGCTGCATCACACCGGTGACGGTGAGCCACCGTTCCATTCGGTGATCTACAAGGACCAGCACGTGGACGATCCTTACCGGCACCGGAGGAAAG GACACCCGTCCGGATGTGGTGTGCATGATGAAGTTTCGGCGTGGATGGATCGGATACAGAATTCTGCCGTAGAAGAAACGGAGGAAGAGGACGAACGTCAAgatgaagaggaagaagaaaaagaaggagaagaagaagtagtcCAAGAAGATAATCAGAAGCGACAGTCCCATAATGAAAGTAGTGCcggcggccagcagcagcagcaccagcaacaacctTTAACAGCACCGACCAAGCATAAATCAAATGCCAAAGCGAAGCGCCGTTCGGCTACGCTGGAGAAGGATACGCGGCCCGACATCGGCACTAACGACATTCCCATCGAAACTGGATACGAGTTTAAGTATCCGTACGAAAAATACTCCAAGGCGGCCAACTGGCGAGCGTCGGGCGAAAGCGTGACCGACTCCGAATGGCACTGGAAGGCGCACGAGCGGGTCCGGCGAGCGGCCCGGCCGAAGGAAGACTATCGGAACACGTGCTCGCTGTACATTCAGTCCGATCCGCTGCTGTGGAGTCACATCCGGGATAGTATCGTCGGG CATCTCCATCGGGCCCGTCGCAACGAGCTGGAGGAGAAAACGCGCGAAGAGATACTGTCGCTGATCATACATCACATCACTGCCGTCAACTACATTTATCGCAACACAAAGTTTGATGGACGAATAGAGCATCGAAACATTCGGTTTGAG GTCCAACGCTTGAAGATTGACGACGACTCGTCGTGCGGGGAAAACCATCACGAAGAAACAAATCCACTCTGTCTGGAAAATATCGACGTATCGAATTTTCTCAATCTACACTCGCTCGGCAATCATGAGGCGTTCTGCCTGGCGTATGTGTTTACCTACAG AGATTTTACCGGCGGTACGCTTGGGCTGGCCTGGGTTGCATCGGCTTCCGGTGCTTCCGGCGGCATTTGCGAAAAGTACAAGACGTACACCGAAACGGTCGGCGGTCTGTACCAGAGCACTAAGCGCTCGCTCAATACGGGCATCATTACGTTCGTGAACTACAATACGCGCGTCCCGCCGAAGGTGTCTCAACTGACGCTTGCTCACGAAATCGGACACAACTTTGGCTCACCG CATGATTATCCGGCCGAGTGTCGCCCGGGCGGTAACAATGGCAATTACATCATGTTCGCCAGTGCAACGAGCGGCATCCGGCTGAACAATGGCAAGTTTTCGCCGTGCTCGGTGCGCAACATTTCGAACGTGCTGGACGCGATCGACGAGAACAAGAAGCGCAACTGCTTCCAGGCGTCGGAGGGCGCGTTCTGCGGCAACAAGATCGTCGAGATCGGCGAGGAGTGCGACTGTGGCTTCAACGAGGAGGAGTGCATGGACAAGTGCTGCTATCCGCGGGAAATGTCCGAAACGATGCGCATTGAGAACGTGACGGCGCAGAGCTGTGGCCGGCGGGCACGGACACAGTGCAGCCCGTCGCAGGGACCGTGCTGCGATAGCAATACCTGCCGCTTCATACCGGCCGACGCGCGGGTAACGTGCAAGGAGGAGACGGAGTGTTCGTGGGGCTCCACCTGCAACGGTACGACGCCCGAGTGTCCGGAACCGAAGCCACGGGACGATAAGACGAAGTGTAACAACG GTACACAACTCTGCATCAAGGGCGAATGTTCCGGCTCGATTTGCCTGCTGTGGAACATGACGGAGTGTTTCCTGACGTCCAATATCATTCCGAACATTGACAAGCGCAAACTGTGCGAGCTGGCCTGCCAGAATGGCAACGACACCAATTCGTGCCGGAGCACGAGCGAGTTCGCGCGCGAGTACGGGCTGCCGGACGGTGGTTACAGCTTGCGACCCGGTTCACCGTGCGATAACTTCCAA GGTTACTGTGATGTGTTTCTGAAATGCCGTGCCGTGGACGCCGAGGGTGCCCTGGTGCGGCTGAAGAACCTGCTGTTCAACAAGCAGACGCTCCAAACGCTGGCGGAATGGGCGACGGAGCACTGGTATCTGGTGTGCATGTTCGGCATCGCCTTTATCATCACGATGGGCATCTTCATCAAGTGCTGTGCGGTGCACACGCCCAGCTCTAATCCGAAGAAGGCGGCCGCCTATCGAATTTCGGACACGCTGCGTCGCCCAATGAACACGCTTCGAATGATG cGACGACACCATCATAACGGAGCCGGGCCGCGTAGTGTCCCTGTGCCGCGGGGCGAACGTTCCCGTAGTGCGGGCGAAagaggaggaggtggtggtggtggtggaggtcgCGGTGGCGGCGAACGGAATGGTGGCCGTGGTGTCGGAAACCGCACGCGCAGCGATGTTGATATGCGAAATGGTGGACCACCCGCGGGGCATAATTCTTCCTCGTCCGGCAACAGCCGCCCGTCAAACAGTTCGCGTCCGCCAGCACATGG CACCACCATCCCAGAACTATAG
- the LOC120955312 gene encoding disintegrin and metalloproteinase domain-containing protein 10 isoform X1: MHLKCGLLLLFMLLLLNDIESGYVRESKKARPLNEYISHYEKLSYDHEHLHASHSRAKRSVTKDHYVHLSFSAHDRDFNIRLKRDLSTISDKLEIHTDKGPVQVDSSHIYHGEVIDDPNSYVFGSIFDGVFEGKVITSEDEYYVERAKHYFRESSNPETHPLHHTGDGEPPFHSVIYKDQHVDDPYRHRRKGHPSGCGVHDEVSAWMDRIQNSAVEETEEEDERQDEEEEEKEGEEEVVQEDNQKRQSHNESSAGGQQQQHQQQPLTAPTKHKSNAKAKRRSATLEKDTRPDIGTNDIPIETGYEFKYPYEKYSKAANWRASGESVTDSEWHWKAHERVRRAARPKEDYRNTCSLYIQSDPLLWSHIRDSIVGHLHRARRNELEEKTREEILSLIIHHITAVNYIYRNTKFDGRIEHRNIRFEVQRLKIDDDSSCGENHHEETNPLCLENIDVSNFLNLHSLGNHEAFCLAYVFTYRDFTGGTLGLAWVASASGASGGICEKYKTYTETVGGLYQSTKRSLNTGIITFVNYNTRVPPKVSQLTLAHEIGHNFGSPHDYPAECRPGGNNGNYIMFASATSGIRLNNGKFSPCSVRNISNVLDAIDENKKRNCFQASEGAFCGNKIVEIGEECDCGFNEEECMDKCCYPREMSETMRIENVTAQSCGRRARTQCSPSQGPCCDSNTCRFIPADARVTCKEETECSWGSTCNGTTPECPEPKPRDDKTKCNNGTQLCIKGECSGSICLLWNMTECFLTSNIIPNIDKRKLCELACQNGNDTNSCRSTSEFAREYGLPDGGYSLRPGSPCDNFQGYCDVFLKCRAVDAEGALVRLKNLLFNKQTLQTLAEWATEHWYLVCMFGIAFIITMGIFIKCCAVHTPSSNPKKAAAYRISDTLRRPMNTLRMMRRHHHNGAGPRSVPVPRGERSRSAGERGGGGGGGGGRGGGERNGGRGVGNRTRSDVDMRNGGPPAGHNSSSSGNSRPSNSSRPPAHGYGEGRGQQYYPPKAPPSQNYSRMSNAELYAEAYPDRGMYEPPRRPYANNKV; encoded by the exons CACGTCCCCTCAACGAGTACATATCGCATTACGAGAAGTTGAGCTACGATCATGAGCATCTGCATGCTAGTCACAGCCGGGCGAAACGATCGGTCACCAAAGATCATTACGTACATCTTAGCTTTAGCGCACACGATCGAGATTTTAACATTAGACTTAAACGCGATCTCAGCACAATAAGTGATAAGTTAGAG ATACATACCGACAAGGGACCGGTGCAGGTCGATTCGTCCCACATCTATCATGGCGAGGTGATTGACGATCCGAACAGTTACGTGTTCGGTTCGATTTTTGACGGTGTGTTCGAGGGCAAAGTGATCACCTCCGAGGACGAGTACTATGTGGAGCGGGCGAAGCACTATTTTCGCGAATCGTCCAATCCGGAAACGCACCCGCTGCATCACACCGGTGACGGTGAGCCACCGTTCCATTCGGTGATCTACAAGGACCAGCACGTGGACGATCCTTACCGGCACCGGAGGAAAG GACACCCGTCCGGATGTGGTGTGCATGATGAAGTTTCGGCGTGGATGGATCGGATACAGAATTCTGCCGTAGAAGAAACGGAGGAAGAGGACGAACGTCAAgatgaagaggaagaagaaaaagaaggagaagaagaagtagtcCAAGAAGATAATCAGAAGCGACAGTCCCATAATGAAAGTAGTGCcggcggccagcagcagcagcaccagcaacaacctTTAACAGCACCGACCAAGCATAAATCAAATGCCAAAGCGAAGCGCCGTTCGGCTACGCTGGAGAAGGATACGCGGCCCGACATCGGCACTAACGACATTCCCATCGAAACTGGATACGAGTTTAAGTATCCGTACGAAAAATACTCCAAGGCGGCCAACTGGCGAGCGTCGGGCGAAAGCGTGACCGACTCCGAATGGCACTGGAAGGCGCACGAGCGGGTCCGGCGAGCGGCCCGGCCGAAGGAAGACTATCGGAACACGTGCTCGCTGTACATTCAGTCCGATCCGCTGCTGTGGAGTCACATCCGGGATAGTATCGTCGGG CATCTCCATCGGGCCCGTCGCAACGAGCTGGAGGAGAAAACGCGCGAAGAGATACTGTCGCTGATCATACATCACATCACTGCCGTCAACTACATTTATCGCAACACAAAGTTTGATGGACGAATAGAGCATCGAAACATTCGGTTTGAG GTCCAACGCTTGAAGATTGACGACGACTCGTCGTGCGGGGAAAACCATCACGAAGAAACAAATCCACTCTGTCTGGAAAATATCGACGTATCGAATTTTCTCAATCTACACTCGCTCGGCAATCATGAGGCGTTCTGCCTGGCGTATGTGTTTACCTACAG AGATTTTACCGGCGGTACGCTTGGGCTGGCCTGGGTTGCATCGGCTTCCGGTGCTTCCGGCGGCATTTGCGAAAAGTACAAGACGTACACCGAAACGGTCGGCGGTCTGTACCAGAGCACTAAGCGCTCGCTCAATACGGGCATCATTACGTTCGTGAACTACAATACGCGCGTCCCGCCGAAGGTGTCTCAACTGACGCTTGCTCACGAAATCGGACACAACTTTGGCTCACCG CATGATTATCCGGCCGAGTGTCGCCCGGGCGGTAACAATGGCAATTACATCATGTTCGCCAGTGCAACGAGCGGCATCCGGCTGAACAATGGCAAGTTTTCGCCGTGCTCGGTGCGCAACATTTCGAACGTGCTGGACGCGATCGACGAGAACAAGAAGCGCAACTGCTTCCAGGCGTCGGAGGGCGCGTTCTGCGGCAACAAGATCGTCGAGATCGGCGAGGAGTGCGACTGTGGCTTCAACGAGGAGGAGTGCATGGACAAGTGCTGCTATCCGCGGGAAATGTCCGAAACGATGCGCATTGAGAACGTGACGGCGCAGAGCTGTGGCCGGCGGGCACGGACACAGTGCAGCCCGTCGCAGGGACCGTGCTGCGATAGCAATACCTGCCGCTTCATACCGGCCGACGCGCGGGTAACGTGCAAGGAGGAGACGGAGTGTTCGTGGGGCTCCACCTGCAACGGTACGACGCCCGAGTGTCCGGAACCGAAGCCACGGGACGATAAGACGAAGTGTAACAACG GTACACAACTCTGCATCAAGGGCGAATGTTCCGGCTCGATTTGCCTGCTGTGGAACATGACGGAGTGTTTCCTGACGTCCAATATCATTCCGAACATTGACAAGCGCAAACTGTGCGAGCTGGCCTGCCAGAATGGCAACGACACCAATTCGTGCCGGAGCACGAGCGAGTTCGCGCGCGAGTACGGGCTGCCGGACGGTGGTTACAGCTTGCGACCCGGTTCACCGTGCGATAACTTCCAA GGTTACTGTGATGTGTTTCTGAAATGCCGTGCCGTGGACGCCGAGGGTGCCCTGGTGCGGCTGAAGAACCTGCTGTTCAACAAGCAGACGCTCCAAACGCTGGCGGAATGGGCGACGGAGCACTGGTATCTGGTGTGCATGTTCGGCATCGCCTTTATCATCACGATGGGCATCTTCATCAAGTGCTGTGCGGTGCACACGCCCAGCTCTAATCCGAAGAAGGCGGCCGCCTATCGAATTTCGGACACGCTGCGTCGCCCAATGAACACGCTTCGAATGATG cGACGACACCATCATAACGGAGCCGGGCCGCGTAGTGTCCCTGTGCCGCGGGGCGAACGTTCCCGTAGTGCGGGCGAAagaggaggaggtggtggtggtggtggaggtcgCGGTGGCGGCGAACGGAATGGTGGCCGTGGTGTCGGAAACCGCACGCGCAGCGATGTTGATATGCGAAATGGTGGACCACCCGCGGGGCATAATTCTTCCTCGTCCGGCAACAGCCGCCCGTCAAACAGTTCGCGTCCGCCAGCACATGGGTATGGCGAAGGCCGTGGCCAACAATACTACCCACCGAAAG CACCACCATCCCAGAACTATAGCCGTATGAGCAATGCGGAGCTATACGCCGAAGCCTATCCGGATCGGGGCATGTACGAACCACCGAGACGCCCGTATGCTAACAATAAGGTTTGA
- the LOC120958539 gene encoding ras suppressor protein 1 isoform X2 has translation MLFVTRITLSHNKLKTVPPGIANMNNLEILNLSNNHLEELPLSLSSMPKLRILNCSINRLNTLPRGFGAFPVLEVLDLSYNNLNEHVLPGNFFMMDSLRALYLGDNEFEYLPKEVKNLKNLQILGLRDNDLLELPREIGELTRIRELHIQNNRLSVLPPEIANLDMPGPKSVLKMEENPWVTAIAEQYLVGISHVLEYIKTEAYRILYNRHMQAGGKTAGDLPPKADKSKKASRARS, from the exons ATGCTGTTTGTGACCAGAATAACGCTGAGCCACAACAAATTAAAGA CCGTTCCACCCGGTATTGCCAACATGAACAACTTGGAAATCTTGAACCTTTCCAACAACCACCTCGAGGAGCTGCCACTGTCGCTTTCGTCCATGCCGAAGCTGAGAATTTTGAACTGCTCGATCAACCGGCTCAACACGCTGCCGCGCGGATTTGGCGCCTTTCCCGTGCTCGAGGTACTCGACCTTTCCTACAACAATCTGAACGAGCATGTGCTGCCGGGCAATTTCTTCATGATGG ACTCCCTTCGCGCGCTCTACCTTGGCGATAATGAATTTGAGTATTTACCCAAGGAGGTTAAAAACTTGAAAAATCTACAAATT CTCGGTTTGCGGGACAACGATTTGCTGGAGCTGCCGCGCGAGATTGGCGAGCTGACGCGTATCCGCGAGCTGCACATTCAGAACAATCGGCTAAGTGTGCTGCCGCCCGAGATCGCTAATCTGGACATGCCCGGACCGAAGTCGGTGCTGAAGATGGAGGAGAACCCGTGGGTGACGGCGATTGCCGAACAGTACCTCGTGGGCATTAGCCACGTGCTCGAGTACATCAAGACGGAGGCGTACAGAAT CCTCTACAATCGACATATGCAAGCGGGTGGTAAAACGGCCGGCGATCTACCACCGAAAGCGGacaaaagtaaaaaagcaTCCCGGGCACGGTCGTAA